The sequence below is a genomic window from Halolamina litorea.
TCGATCAGTTTCGCGGCCTCGAAGCCGGCGACGATACCGCCGTCGAGGCTCCGCTCCGGGTACTGTGCCTCGCTGGCCATCCCGGCGTAGTAGAGTCCGTCGGCGACGTCCTCCTGTAGGTCGTAGGGGACCACCATGTCGAGGTAGCCCCGCTCGTAGATCGGCGCCGCACGCGGAGCCTTCGCCAGCCGGAACTGCTCGACGTTCTCGCGGCCGAACTCGGGGTACATCCCCTCGATGGCGTCGAGCCACTCGTCCTCGATCTCGTCGTCGTCGGCCGTCGCCAGCCACTCCTCGTCGCTCTGGACGTAGGAGGCGACGTAGAGCAGGTGGTCGCCGCCGTAGCGCTCCGGCGGGACGAAGTTCGTGTGCTCGATCAGCGCGCCGAAGGGTACGTCGTCGGCGACGTTGAGCCAGTAGGTATCGGTCAGAGGCTCGTTCATCGTCACGACCGCACAGACCGCGCCCTGGAAGTCGATCTCGCAGGCGTAGCCCGTCAGCTCCTCGAGCACGTTGGGCATCGTCGCCACGACGACGCCGTCGGTCTCCTCCGTGGTCGTCTCGCCGTCGCTCCCGGCCGTGATCGTCGTCACTTCGCCGTCCTCGATTCCGAGGTCGGTGACGCGCGTGTTCGTCCGCACGGTGTCGCGGCCGACCGCGTCGACCAGCGGGGAGAGCAACGCGTCGAAGCCGCCCTCGGGGTAGCCGAGCATCTCGCCGCGCAGCAGGTCGCGCTCGCCGCGGAACTTGATCCGGCCGAGCAGCCACGCCGCGCTCACGTCCTCCTTCCGATCGCCGAACTTCGCGTCGAGCAACGGCTCGAAGAAGTTGTCGTACACCCCGCGGGAGGTGTGTTCGAGGAGGAACTGCTTGATCGGCACGTCCTCGAAGTCGGTCATGTCCTCGTAGGTGTCGAACTTCGGGATCCCGCCGCGAACGTCGACCTCCATCGTGAGCATCCCCAGCCGGAAGATGTCGTAGAGACTCATGTGGGGGTACGCGAGGATCTCCCACGGCGTGTCCATCGGGTAGGCCGTCCCGTCGACGAAGTAGGCGTTCTTGCCGAGGCGCCACTCGATCCGGTTGCCGGCCCCGAGTTCGTCGGCGAGGCCGACGATGGTCTGTTCGGACTTCGAGAGGTGGTGGTAGAACTTCTCGATGGGGTCGCCGGCGGTCTCGTAGCTGGCCGCCAGCCCGCCGAGGTCTCCGCTCCCTTCGAGGATCTCGACCTCGTGGCCGCGCTGCTGGAGGCTGTAGGCGGCCGCGAGTCCGGCGATCCCGCCGCCGACGACGTGATACATACGGGAAAGACGGGAGGGGTAGAGGAAAAACTGTCCCGATATCGCCGGCAGTCGCCGACACCGACCACACACGACCCTTTTTTTATCGACGCGCGGGAGTGGCCCGTATGGATACTTCCCACACGAACACCGCCGGCCCGGGTGCACGATGGTAGACATCGCGCTGTCGCTGGGTCGGCTCTTTATCGCCGTGGTACTGGTGGGGCTGAACGGCTTCTTCGTCGCCGCGGAGTTCGCCTTCGTGAGGGTCCGTGCCACGTCGGTCGAACAGCTGGCCGACGAGGGGCGCGCCGGTGCAGGGGCACTGCAGGACGTGATGGCCGATCTCGACAACTACCTCGCGGTCACGCAGTTGGGCATCACCCTCGCCTCGCTGGGGCTGGGGTGGGCTGGCGAGCCCGCCATCGCGTCGCTGCTGGAGCCCGTTCTCGGCTCGCTGCTCCCGTCGGGGGTCGTCCACCTCGTCGCGATCGCGATCGGCTTCTCGATCATCACGTTCCTCCACGTCGTGTTCGGCGAACTCGCACCCAAGACGTTCGCCATCGCCCAGACCGAGCGCCTCTCGCTGCTGCTCGCGCCGCCGATGAAGCTGTTCTACCTGCTGTTCTACCCCGGCATCGTCGTGTTCAACGGCGCAGCCAACGCGTTCACGAGCATGCTCGGCGTCCCGCCGGCCTCGGAGTCCGACGAGACCCTCGGGGAGCGGGAGATCCGACGCGTGTTGGCCCGCTCCGGCGAGGAAGGCGACGTCGACGTGGCCGAGGTTGCAATGATCGAGCGCGTGTTCGAACTCGACGACACGACCGTCCGGGAAGTGATGGTGCCGCTGCCGGACGTGATCAGCGTCCCCGCCGACGCCACACTGCCCGAACTGCGCGAGACCGTCTTCGAGTGGGAGCACACCCGCTACCCAGTCGTCGCAGCGGACGACGGGACGCAGGTCGCCGGGTTCGTCGACGTGAAAGACGTGCTGCGCGCGAGCGAAGCAGACGCCGACGGGGAGACGACTGCGGGCGACCTCGCCCGGGAGGTGCTCGTCGTACCCGAGACGACGACGATCAACGACCTCCTGTTGCAGTTCCAGTCCGACGACCAACAGATAGCCGCCGTCATCGACGAGTGGGGTGCCTTCGAGGGGATGGCCACCGTCGAGGACGTCGTCGAGGCCCTCGTCGGCGACCTCCGCGACGAGTTCGACGCCGTCGACCGGGAACACTCGATCCGCCAAGGCGACGCGGGCGAGTTCGACGTCGACGGCGGTGTCACCATCTCGGCGGTCAACGACGCACTCGGGACCGATCTGGATCACGATGCCGTCGAAACGATCGCCGGACTGATCCTCAGCCACCTCGATCGGGCACCGCAACGCGGCGACAGCGTCGAGATCGACGGCTACGTCGCCGAAGTGACCGGCGTCGACGGCGCCCGCATCGAGACCGTCCGGATCACCGAGCGCGACGACGACGGCAACGCCGAGAACGTCGCCTGAACGGCCCCGCAAGCAGCGTCTCTACGGGCGGGCCGTCAGCGAGCCCACCGAACTCAGTTCCGCGCGACGAGCAGCGTCGTCCCGCCGGCGTCGAGCAGGCGGACGTTCTCGAGTCCGGCGTTTTCGGCCGCATCACGCAGCGACTCCCGGTCGTGAACCGGCACGTGGATCGTCTCGCTCGTCGTCGCCGACTCGCTCTCGCCCACGTCGGTGGCGCGGTAGCCCATCCGGAGGTCGATGCCGTCCTCGGCCGGGAAGTCCGTCACCGAGCGTTCGAGTCGGTAGCCGCTGCCGGTGAGCACCCCCACCGACTCGACGGCGTCCCGAACCGCGCCACCGTCGGTGACCGCCCGGAACAGCAGCGTCCCGCCGTCGGCGAGCCGGTCGGCGCCGGTCTCGATCAGCGCCGTGGGGTCCTCGACGACCGGCGGCGACGCGGGGCCGGCCATCGCCACCACGGCGTCGAACGACGCGGCCGTCGGCGGGTCGAGCGGGTCGCCGACCGCTACCTCGGCGGCGGGCGCCCGGTGGGCCGTAAACCGGAGCAGTTCGTGGTGGGAGTCGATCCCGAGCGTCCGGTCGTAGCGGTCAGTGAGGTGGGCAAGCAGCGCGCCGACGCCGCAGCCGAGTTCGAGGGCGTCGCCCGACTCGGGGGCGAACGCCTGGACGGCCTCGAAGTCGCCGGCGACGCGCTCCTCGTCGGTCAGCCGGTCGAACACCGGCGCGAGCGTGGTGTACAGCGAGTGCTCGCCATCGGGGTCCCGGAGCACGCGCTCGCAGGCGTCCGCGAACGTCGGCGCGGCGGGAACGGGCATCAGCGGCGGGTCCTCGGGCGGCGGGCTCGGTGGCACGGCTCGATGGGGTGCATACGTCGTTCTCGAGGGTGGTGGGCCAAAAAGCGGTTTCCATCGGCCCCGATCCGATGGTGGATCGAGTGACACGGGGCCCACCAGCGAGGCACGGCCCTCCCCGTGTGCGTACGGGAAACGTCGCGACGGGTCGGCCGGAGGCGCGTGTCTCAGGCCGCGGCCGCCGTGGTCTCGGGTTCCGGTTCTGCCTGAGTCGCCTGTTCCAGCACGCTGCGCGAGCGCAGCAGCAGGAAGCCGAAGCCGACCTTCGCCGAGAGGTCGAGCACCATGAACGCGGCCGTCTCCCAGTACAGCGGGATGACGCCGATGGTGCCCTCGGTGCCGAGGACCCACACCACGGGGTAGAGGAGCCACAGCACGATAGTCAAGTTTCGGAGCGTGCCGAACAGTCGCGCCACCTCACCGGACTTCTGGCGGGCCTGATCCGAGAGCGTGCCGACGAGGATGTACAGCAGCGCCAGCAGGGCACCGGTGCTGATGCCCCACCAGAGGATTCGGTACGCCGGGGTCGGCTCGAGCGCCGCGACGACGCCCGTCGCGATCATGAACACGTCGAGGCCGACCAGCGTGGCCAGCGTGTTCCGGTTCGCGCCGGCGAGCAGCGCCAAGTCGAACAGCAACAGCGGCGTCGTGAACACCCAGTC
It includes:
- a CDS encoding NAD(P)/FAD-dependent oxidoreductase, with the protein product MYHVVGGGIAGLAAAYSLQQRGHEVEILEGSGDLGGLAASYETAGDPIEKFYHHLSKSEQTIVGLADELGAGNRIEWRLGKNAYFVDGTAYPMDTPWEILAYPHMSLYDIFRLGMLTMEVDVRGGIPKFDTYEDMTDFEDVPIKQFLLEHTSRGVYDNFFEPLLDAKFGDRKEDVSAAWLLGRIKFRGERDLLRGEMLGYPEGGFDALLSPLVDAVGRDTVRTNTRVTDLGIEDGEVTTITAGSDGETTTEETDGVVVATMPNVLEELTGYACEIDFQGAVCAVVTMNEPLTDTYWLNVADDVPFGALIEHTNFVPPERYGGDHLLYVASYVQSDEEWLATADDDEIEDEWLDAIEGMYPEFGRENVEQFRLAKAPRAAPIYERGYLDMVVPYDLQEDVADGLYYAGMASEAQYPERSLDGGIVAGFEAAKLIDRKAD
- a CDS encoding hemolysin family protein, producing the protein MVDIALSLGRLFIAVVLVGLNGFFVAAEFAFVRVRATSVEQLADEGRAGAGALQDVMADLDNYLAVTQLGITLASLGLGWAGEPAIASLLEPVLGSLLPSGVVHLVAIAIGFSIITFLHVVFGELAPKTFAIAQTERLSLLLAPPMKLFYLLFYPGIVVFNGAANAFTSMLGVPPASESDETLGEREIRRVLARSGEEGDVDVAEVAMIERVFELDDTTVREVMVPLPDVISVPADATLPELRETVFEWEHTRYPVVAADDGTQVAGFVDVKDVLRASEADADGETTAGDLAREVLVVPETTTINDLLLQFQSDDQQIAAVIDEWGAFEGMATVEDVVEALVGDLRDEFDAVDREHSIRQGDAGEFDVDGGVTISAVNDALGTDLDHDAVETIAGLILSHLDRAPQRGDSVEIDGYVAEVTGVDGARIETVRITERDDDGNAENVA
- a CDS encoding class I SAM-dependent methyltransferase, which encodes MPVPAAPTFADACERVLRDPDGEHSLYTTLAPVFDRLTDEERVAGDFEAVQAFAPESGDALELGCGVGALLAHLTDRYDRTLGIDSHHELLRFTAHRAPAAEVAVGDPLDPPTAASFDAVVAMAGPASPPVVEDPTALIETGADRLADGGTLLFRAVTDGGAVRDAVESVGVLTGSGYRLERSVTDFPAEDGIDLRMGYRATDVGESESATTSETIHVPVHDRESLRDAAENAGLENVRLLDAGGTTLLVARN
- a CDS encoding bacteriorhodopsin; translated protein: MAAESIWLWTGTAGMTIGTLYFVARGRGVRDPEMQQFYIATIFITTIAASMYLLMATGFGLTEVVVGEQTLDIYWARYADWVFTTPLLLFDLALLAGANRNTLATLVGLDVFMIATGVVAALEPTPAYRILWWGISTGALLALLYILVGTLSDQARQKSGEVARLFGTLRNLTIVLWLLYPVVWVLGTEGTIGVIPLYWETAAFMVLDLSAKVGFGFLLLRSRSVLEQATQAEPEPETTAAAA